One genomic window of Cyanobacteria bacterium FACHB-DQ100 includes the following:
- a CDS encoding type II toxin-antitoxin system VapC family toxin yields MKAVFADTFYWIAFINPGDEWHLRVKTVAAKLNKTQIVTTDEVFVEVLAFSSTRGTLMRNRAVELVKSAMTNRRIQVIQQTHESFLAGVELYENRPDKEYSLTDCISMNTMRQLGIIEVLTHDKHFTQEGFVILFPD; encoded by the coding sequence ATGAAAGCTGTCTTTGCTGACACATTTTATTGGATCGCATTTATTAATCCAGGCGATGAATGGCATTTAAGGGTTAAGACTGTTGCAGCCAAGCTCAACAAAACGCAAATCGTTACAACAGACGAAGTTTTTGTTGAGGTTCTGGCTTTCTCTTCGACTCGTGGCACTCTTATGCGAAACCGCGCTGTTGAACTTGTTAAGAGTGCTATGACAAATCGTAGAATTCAGGTGATTCAACAAACTCATGAATCGTTTCTTGCAGGTGTTGAACTCTATGAAAATCGACCCGACAAAGAATACAGCCTCACTGATTGCATCTCAATGAATACGATGCGCCAACTTGGAATCATTGAAGTTTTGACTCACGACAAACACTTTACCCAAGAAGGCTTTGTCATTCTATTTCCTGATTAA
- a CDS encoding nitrate reductase associated protein, whose amino-acid sequence MSPFFQFESDFVDSLRCIPMIVRYKLDTCGVKLKLHQWNKFSESDRQQTVDAPCSTEDEVRKYKELLHQLIEQRTGETATDLAIDENPSWNDAVNIPESVIQQAERVGVRITPKQWQTLTPIQRFVLIKLSRSSHENANFLPAVKEFQLVPV is encoded by the coding sequence ATGAGTCCTTTTTTTCAGTTTGAATCTGATTTTGTTGATTCGCTCCGCTGCATTCCGATGATTGTGCGATACAAGTTAGATACTTGTGGTGTCAAACTAAAGTTACATCAATGGAATAAGTTTAGTGAATCCGATCGACAACAGACCGTTGATGCGCCTTGCAGCACAGAAGATGAAGTTCGCAAGTACAAAGAATTATTACACCAGCTAATCGAGCAGCGGACAGGAGAGACAGCAACGGACTTAGCGATCGATGAGAATCCCTCGTGGAATGATGCGGTCAATATTCCTGAAAGCGTGATTCAACAAGCTGAAAGAGTTGGCGTGAGGATTACACCCAAGCAATGGCAAACACTCACGCCAATTCAACGGTTTGTATTGATTAAGTTAAGTCGATCGTCGCATGAGAACGCGAATTTTCTACCTGCTGTGAAGGAGTTTCAGTTGGTTCCGGTGTGA
- a CDS encoding nitrate reductase, producing MAEPTKTLCPYCGVGCGLEVLPPALPGKAINRASDGTPIWNVRGDRAHASSQGLVCVKGATIAESLHKDRLRYPMLRDSLDEPFRRVTWEEALSKIVDRIRLVKFTQGVDAIAMYGSGQFQTEDYYIAQKLMKGCLGTNNFDANSRLCMSSAVAGYLQSFGSDGPPCCYEDLEQTDCAFLIGTNTAECHPIVFNRFRRYHKKNRDVKLVVVDPRRTETAEVADLHLAINPGTDIDLMYGLAHLLLRWGDIDPAFIDAHTNGFEDFKEVIRHYPPDVVSVRCGIAEVDLLTAAHYWSQSKRVLSMWSMGINQSSEGTAKVRSIINLHLLTGQIGKPGAGPFSLTGQPNAMGGREAGGLSHLLPGYRSVMNAEHRAELEQLWQLPSGAISPHPGRTAWEMITGLETGEIGMLWVAATNPAVSMPDLERTKAALRRSPFTVYQECYYPTEMADYAHVLLPTTQWSEKTGVMTNSERRVTLCPQFRVAPGEARTDWEIFAEVGRRLGYRKQFAFNYSAEVYAEFVRITRDRPCDQSGLSHTFLREMGATQWPFSNKAELTPQKTENAKRLYTDLKFHTADGKARFSNVYSRGLAEPPDDTYPFVLTTGRLYGHWHTQSRTGRIEKIRQMYPNPFIEIHPKDADQLGIEAEEWIEVRSRRGKARFPAKITKAIPPGTVFVPMHWGALWAEQAEANALTHEVACPDSKQPELKACAVQLIPIAAIDGSDCESDTSESTQATLLASAS from the coding sequence ATGGCTGAACCAACTAAAACGCTCTGCCCCTACTGTGGGGTTGGCTGCGGCTTAGAGGTGCTGCCGCCTGCCTTGCCGGGTAAAGCCATCAACCGCGCCTCAGATGGAACACCGATTTGGAATGTGCGCGGCGATCGCGCTCATGCTTCCAGTCAAGGATTAGTCTGTGTCAAAGGAGCAACGATCGCAGAATCCCTCCACAAAGATCGCCTGCGCTATCCGATGCTGCGGGATTCACTGGATGAACCGTTTCGACGGGTGACTTGGGAAGAGGCGCTTTCTAAGATTGTCGATCGCATTCGTTTAGTGAAGTTTACGCAGGGCGTAGATGCGATCGCGATGTATGGATCGGGACAGTTCCAGACCGAGGATTACTACATCGCGCAGAAGCTAATGAAAGGCTGTCTCGGTACCAATAACTTTGATGCGAATTCCCGATTGTGTATGTCTTCGGCAGTTGCGGGATATCTTCAAAGCTTTGGCTCAGATGGCCCGCCCTGCTGTTATGAAGACTTAGAGCAGACCGATTGTGCGTTTCTAATTGGAACGAATACGGCAGAATGCCATCCGATCGTCTTTAACCGCTTTCGTCGCTACCACAAGAAAAATCGCGATGTGAAGCTTGTGGTTGTAGATCCTCGTCGGACTGAAACTGCTGAAGTGGCTGATCTGCATCTGGCAATCAATCCCGGTACGGACATCGACTTGATGTATGGCTTAGCTCACCTATTGCTGCGCTGGGGAGATATCGATCCGGCATTTATTGATGCCCACACGAACGGGTTTGAAGACTTCAAAGAAGTGATTCGCCACTATCCGCCCGATGTCGTATCAGTTCGGTGTGGCATTGCTGAAGTGGATTTGCTCACGGCTGCACATTATTGGAGCCAATCGAAGCGGGTGCTGTCCATGTGGTCGATGGGGATCAATCAATCCTCAGAAGGCACAGCAAAGGTGCGATCGATTATTAATCTTCACTTGCTCACCGGGCAGATTGGCAAACCAGGAGCAGGCCCCTTCTCACTCACCGGGCAACCGAATGCAATGGGAGGACGGGAAGCAGGTGGCTTGTCTCATTTGTTGCCGGGATATCGATCGGTCATGAACGCCGAACATCGCGCCGAACTTGAGCAGCTCTGGCAGCTTCCTTCAGGTGCAATCTCGCCGCATCCCGGTCGCACAGCTTGGGAGATGATCACAGGGCTGGAAACCGGGGAAATTGGGATGCTCTGGGTAGCAGCAACAAATCCAGCCGTAAGTATGCCAGATTTGGAGCGGACAAAAGCGGCGCTGCGTCGATCGCCTTTCACGGTGTATCAAGAGTGCTACTATCCAACCGAGATGGCAGACTATGCTCATGTGTTGCTACCGACAACGCAATGGAGCGAAAAGACGGGAGTTATGACTAATTCTGAACGGCGCGTGACGTTGTGTCCGCAGTTTCGGGTGGCTCCGGGTGAAGCGCGAACCGATTGGGAAATTTTTGCAGAAGTTGGACGACGATTGGGCTATCGCAAGCAGTTTGCGTTTAACTATTCGGCTGAAGTCTATGCGGAATTTGTGCGGATTACCCGCGATCGACCTTGTGATCAATCCGGATTGAGTCATACTTTCTTACGCGAAATGGGCGCAACGCAATGGCCTTTTTCCAACAAAGCCGAACTAACTCCACAAAAAACCGAAAACGCGAAACGCCTTTATACCGATTTGAAGTTTCACACTGCTGATGGCAAGGCACGGTTCTCTAACGTCTACTCGCGTGGATTAGCAGAACCGCCCGATGATACCTATCCGTTTGTGTTAACGACAGGTCGATTGTATGGACATTGGCACACTCAGAGCCGCACCGGACGAATCGAGAAAATTCGCCAGATGTATCCGAATCCATTCATTGAGATTCATCCCAAGGATGCAGATCAGTTAGGCATCGAAGCTGAGGAATGGATTGAAGTGCGATCGCGGCGAGGCAAAGCAAGATTTCCAGCCAAGATCACAAAAGCGATTCCGCCGGGAACAGTGTTTGTGCCGATGCACTGGGGCGCATTGTGGGCAGAGCAAGCTGAAGCGAATGCGTTAACGCATGAAGTCGCTTGTCCAGACTCGAAGCAACCCGAACTGAAAGCCTGTGCGGTTCAATTGATTCCGATCGCAGCGATCGATGGCTCCGATTGTGAAAGCGACACCAGCGAGTCAACGCAGGCTACACTTCTTGCCTCTGCTTCTTAG
- a CDS encoding phosphate-starvation-inducible PsiE family protein gives MKDDNFLGFLERIEGGVSKILSIMMLLVIFLSVFQLGRVLFVELTSISPNDNSTRVLFTIFGLFLNVLIAFEILENITAYLKKYVIQVELVIVTSLIAVARKIIILDLEKTAGLDLIALAAAILALSVSYWLVRKVPPRNHH, from the coding sequence ATGAAAGACGATAATTTTCTCGGTTTCCTCGAACGAATTGAGGGCGGGGTTTCCAAGATCCTGTCGATCATGATGCTGCTGGTGATTTTTTTATCAGTGTTTCAACTCGGCAGAGTGCTGTTTGTTGAACTCACCTCGATTTCACCGAATGACAACTCGACCAGAGTTCTGTTTACAATTTTTGGTTTGTTTTTGAATGTTCTGATCGCGTTTGAGATTCTAGAAAACATTACCGCTTACTTGAAAAAGTACGTCATTCAAGTCGAGTTAGTCATTGTGACTTCACTGATTGCCGTGGCTCGAAAGATCATCATTCTCGATTTAGAGAAAACGGCTGGACTCGATTTAATTGCGCTGGCAGCCGCGATTCTTGCCCTTTCGGTTAGCTATTGGCTGGTTCGCAAAGTTCCCCCAAGAAATCATCATTAA